Proteins encoded in a region of the Devosia sp. RR2S18 genome:
- the nusA gene encoding transcription termination factor NusA yields the protein MAVSANRLELLQIADAVAREKSIDRMVVIEAMQDAMEKAAKGRYGAETEIKVEINPRSGETRMWRLLEIVEEVEETSRQVTLKQAQIKSPEAKVGDFLTEPLPPMEFGRIAAQSAKQVIVQKVRDAERERMYDEYVNRIGEIVNGSVKRVEYGNVIVDLGRGEAIIRRDELIPREMFRYGDRVRAYVYDVRREQRGPQIFLSRTHPQFMAKLFMQEVPEIYDGVITIRSIARDPGSRAKIAVTSSDSSIDPVGACVGMRGSRVQAVVGELQGEKIDIIPWTDSIADLVVSALQPADVAKVVLDEQAERIEVVVPDEQLSLAIGRRGQNVRLASQLIGWDIDILTEQEESERRQKEFTERSSLFMEALDVDEMVAQLLASEGFSSVEELAYIDAGEIASIDGFDEETAGEIQNRATEYLAEIDRKHDDERQQLGVSEELYEIPGLNAAMLVALGKDDIKSVEDFAGCAADDLVGWSERKDGETKRFEGTFKDFPVSREEAEDMIMQARLKAGWITEEDMPATEEVDTTEEATA from the coding sequence ATGGCCGTTAGCGCAAACCGCCTCGAGCTGCTGCAGATCGCCGACGCCGTAGCCCGCGAAAAGTCGATCGACCGCATGGTCGTGATCGAGGCGATGCAGGACGCCATGGAAAAGGCGGCCAAGGGCCGGTACGGCGCCGAGACCGAGATCAAGGTCGAGATCAACCCTCGCTCGGGCGAAACCCGCATGTGGCGCCTCCTCGAGATCGTCGAAGAGGTCGAAGAGACCAGCCGTCAGGTGACGCTCAAGCAGGCGCAGATCAAGTCGCCCGAAGCCAAGGTCGGCGACTTTCTGACCGAGCCGCTGCCACCCATGGAATTCGGCCGCATCGCCGCCCAGTCCGCCAAGCAGGTGATCGTGCAGAAGGTGCGCGATGCCGAGCGCGAGCGCATGTATGACGAATACGTCAACCGCATCGGCGAGATCGTCAATGGCTCGGTCAAGCGCGTGGAATACGGCAATGTGATTGTCGACCTGGGCCGAGGCGAAGCCATCATCCGCCGCGACGAGCTGATCCCGCGCGAGATGTTCCGCTATGGCGACCGCGTGCGCGCCTATGTCTATGACGTGCGCCGCGAGCAGCGTGGGCCGCAGATTTTCTTGTCGCGCACCCACCCGCAGTTCATGGCCAAACTGTTCATGCAGGAAGTGCCGGAAATCTATGATGGCGTGATCACCATCCGCTCGATCGCCCGCGATCCGGGTTCGCGCGCCAAAATCGCCGTTACCTCCTCGGATTCATCGATCGATCCTGTGGGCGCCTGCGTCGGTATGCGCGGTTCTCGCGTGCAGGCTGTGGTCGGCGAATTGCAAGGTGAAAAGATCGATATCATCCCCTGGACCGACTCCATTGCTGACCTCGTGGTCTCTGCGCTGCAGCCGGCCGACGTCGCCAAAGTGGTTTTGGACGAGCAGGCCGAGCGCATCGAAGTGGTGGTCCCCGACGAGCAGCTGTCGCTAGCTATTGGTCGCCGTGGCCAGAATGTGCGCCTCGCCAGCCAGTTGATCGGCTGGGATATCGACATCCTGACCGAGCAGGAAGAGTCCGAGCGGCGCCAGAAGGAATTCACCGAACGCTCCTCGCTGTTCATGGAAGCCCTTGACGTCGACGAGATGGTTGCCCAACTACTGGCTTCGGAAGGCTTCTCCTCGGTCGAGGAACTGGCCTATATCGACGCCGGTGAAATCGCCTCGATCGATGGGTTCGACGAGGAAACGGCTGGGGAAATCCAGAACCGCGCTACCGAATATTTGGCCGAGATCGACCGTAAGCATGACGACGAGCGCCAGCAATTGGGCGTCTCCGAGGAGCTTTATGAGATCCCGGGCCTCAACGCCGCCATGCTGGTAGCCCTGGGCAAGGACGACATCAAGTCGGTGGAAGACTTTGCCGGTTGCGCCGCCGACGATCTGGTGGGCTGGAGCGAACGCAAGGATGGCGAAACCAAGCGCTTCGAGGGGACTTTCAAGGACTTCCCCGTGTCGCGCGAAGAGGCCGAGGACATGATCATGCAGGCTCGCCTCAAGGCCGGCTGGATCACCGAAGAGGATATGCCTGCCACCGAAGAAGTCGACACCACCGAAGAGGCAACGGCCTAA
- a CDS encoding RNA-binding protein — protein MARREETTRMCALTRVEKPVPELIRFVLGPDNVLAPDTEAKAEGRGVWISLSRDAVAEAVKKRVFGRSLKSEVTLPEDLPGLTQLRLEQRYLAALGMARKAGQLVFGATKVRGLIVSGDLIALITATDAAEDGRSKMVGPLKALHYAAREEGIDEFEVPHFELLSSEQMGLALGLENVIHAALTNGAAARAAVEKARRLALYTAKPTDKDTGRPAVDGEILSEEQDERREKYG, from the coding sequence ATGGCCCGGCGCGAAGAAACGACGAGAATGTGTGCACTGACACGGGTTGAAAAACCCGTGCCAGAGCTGATCCGCTTCGTCCTGGGACCGGACAATGTGCTGGCGCCCGATACCGAGGCCAAAGCCGAGGGTCGCGGCGTATGGATCAGTCTTAGTCGCGATGCGGTGGCCGAGGCAGTCAAGAAGCGGGTATTTGGGCGGAGCCTCAAGAGCGAGGTCACCTTGCCCGAGGACCTGCCGGGGCTCACGCAATTGCGGCTTGAGCAGCGCTATCTTGCGGCGCTGGGCATGGCGCGCAAGGCCGGCCAGCTGGTGTTTGGCGCCACCAAGGTGCGCGGCCTGATCGTGAGCGGCGACCTCATCGCGCTGATTACGGCTACTGACGCCGCAGAAGACGGGCGCAGCAAGATGGTGGGGCCGCTCAAAGCCCTCCACTACGCCGCCCGTGAAGAGGGAATAGACGAGTTCGAAGTGCCGCATTTCGAATTGCTCTCATCGGAGCAAATGGGTTTGGCACTTGGGCTTGAAAATGTGATACATGCTGCCCTAACGAATGGGGCAGCAGCCCGAGCGGCGGTGGAAAAGGCCAGAAGGCTGGCACTTTATACCGCCAAACCGACGGACAAGGACACCGGCCGCCCTGCGGTTGACGGTGAAATTTTGTCCGAGGAACAGGACGAGAGACGCGAGAAGTATGGCTGA
- the infB gene encoding translation initiation factor IF-2, with the protein MADNDDKRTDDTGAKKTLTLKGGPNMGNRPGMSRGPSRSTVVVEKRTRVIPKPGAPSGAPQRPQSAGPAQGNRPQQGRPPLNRSSQPQQRAPLGLSAAEAEARRQALALAGARAAEDQERFAAEEARRIEDENRRRQVREEAERQEEDRRKAEQAEAEPQSAPEPEAAPAPAAEEPEQTPYTPASQRNPGPSSVRVVAGRPGQPPRPPRVERPSNTRPESERGANALIRPGAAGARPGAAGARPAGTAARPAGDRRPAGAGMAPIGNVPPAPPSEADGRRTRTGAPQTRPTTAAELENARRASRAAPERPVRRAGETNARGRLTVASATTENDRDRGPSLAAMRRRRDKKMGRNQSTQPKISREVIIPEAITVQELANRMAERSVDVIKLLMQQGQMMKINDILDADTAELIATELGHTVRRVSEADVEEGLFDIPADDNVEDLDNRAPVVTIMGHVDHGKTSLLDAIREANVVSGEAGGITQHIGAYQVEKKGQKVTFLDTPGHEAFTAMRARGAQATDIAVLVVAADDGVMPQTIESIKHAKAAGVPIIVAINKMDKPEANPTRVRTELLQHEVFVESMGGDTLDVEVSAKTHDGLDKLLETILLQAEVLELRAAHDGRAEGLVIEAKLDRGRGAVATMLVQRGTLRVGDILVAGTEFARVRALINDQGEQVKEAGPSVPVEVLGFNGVPSAGDRFSVVETEARAREVTEYRQRAIREKTAGGGATSLEQMMNQLKASGIAKFPLIIKGDVQGSVEAINASLNKLSTEEVSAQILFSGVGGITESDVTLASASNAIIIGFNVRANKQAQELATREGNEIRYYNIIYDLVDDVKNAMSGLLKPERRETFIGYAEILEVFNITKVGKVAGCRVTEGIVERGAGVRLLRDNVVIHEGKLKTLKRFKDEVKDVQTGQECGMAFENYEDIRAGDQIECFRVETVQRSL; encoded by the coding sequence ATGGCTGATAACGACGACAAGCGCACTGATGACACCGGCGCGAAGAAGACGCTGACATTGAAGGGCGGCCCGAACATGGGCAACCGGCCCGGGATGTCGCGTGGACCCTCGCGCTCGACGGTGGTCGTCGAAAAGCGCACGCGCGTAATTCCAAAGCCCGGCGCTCCTTCCGGTGCTCCCCAGCGGCCGCAATCTGCTGGACCCGCGCAGGGCAACCGCCCCCAGCAGGGTCGCCCACCGCTGAACCGATCCAGCCAGCCGCAGCAGCGCGCCCCGCTGGGTCTCAGCGCGGCGGAAGCTGAAGCCCGGCGTCAGGCGCTGGCGCTGGCTGGTGCCCGTGCAGCCGAGGACCAGGAACGGTTCGCGGCTGAAGAGGCTCGCCGCATCGAAGACGAGAACCGTCGCCGGCAAGTCCGCGAGGAGGCCGAGCGCCAGGAAGAAGACCGCCGCAAGGCCGAGCAGGCTGAGGCCGAGCCGCAATCGGCTCCCGAGCCGGAGGCCGCCCCCGCCCCTGCCGCAGAAGAGCCCGAACAGACACCCTATACGCCTGCATCACAGCGCAATCCGGGACCATCAAGCGTCCGTGTCGTTGCTGGTCGTCCCGGCCAGCCGCCGCGGCCACCGCGCGTCGAGCGGCCGAGCAATACGCGTCCGGAAAGCGAGCGCGGCGCTAATGCACTGATCCGTCCGGGCGCCGCTGGGGCTCGTCCGGGTGCTGCTGGTGCACGTCCGGCCGGCACTGCGGCCCGTCCAGCTGGTGATCGCCGTCCGGCCGGGGCCGGCATGGCGCCGATCGGCAATGTGCCCCCTGCTCCACCGAGCGAGGCCGATGGCCGTCGTACTCGTACCGGTGCCCCGCAGACCCGTCCGACCACGGCAGCCGAACTCGAAAACGCCCGCCGCGCCTCCCGCGCGGCGCCGGAGCGGCCCGTTCGTCGCGCTGGCGAAACCAATGCGCGTGGTCGCCTCACTGTGGCCAGTGCCACGACCGAAAACGATCGCGATCGCGGTCCGTCGCTGGCCGCCATGCGTCGCCGTCGCGACAAGAAGATGGGTCGCAACCAGTCGACCCAGCCCAAGATCAGCCGCGAAGTCATTATTCCTGAAGCCATCACGGTCCAGGAACTGGCTAACCGTATGGCCGAGCGGTCTGTCGACGTCATCAAGCTCCTGATGCAACAGGGTCAGATGATGAAGATCAACGACATTCTCGACGCCGATACCGCCGAACTGATCGCCACCGAACTGGGCCACACCGTCAGGCGCGTCTCGGAAGCCGACGTCGAAGAAGGTCTGTTCGACATCCCCGCCGATGACAATGTGGAAGATCTCGACAATCGTGCACCAGTGGTCACCATCATGGGCCACGTCGACCACGGCAAGACCTCGCTGCTGGACGCCATCCGCGAGGCCAACGTGGTTTCGGGCGAAGCCGGTGGCATCACCCAGCATATCGGTGCCTACCAGGTCGAAAAGAAGGGCCAGAAGGTTACCTTCCTTGACACCCCTGGCCACGAGGCGTTCACCGCCATGCGTGCCCGCGGTGCGCAGGCGACTGACATCGCCGTGTTGGTGGTGGCGGCGGATGACGGCGTGATGCCGCAGACGATCGAATCCATCAAGCATGCCAAAGCGGCGGGTGTGCCGATCATCGTGGCCATCAACAAGATGGACAAGCCGGAAGCCAATCCGACCCGCGTCCGGACCGAACTGCTGCAGCACGAAGTGTTCGTGGAATCCATGGGCGGCGACACGCTGGACGTGGAAGTTTCGGCCAAGACGCATGACGGCCTCGACAAGCTGCTCGAGACCATCCTGCTGCAGGCCGAAGTGCTCGAACTCCGGGCTGCTCATGATGGGCGTGCCGAAGGCCTCGTGATCGAAGCCAAGCTCGATCGCGGCCGCGGTGCGGTAGCGACAATGCTGGTGCAGCGTGGCACCCTGCGCGTGGGCGATATTCTGGTGGCTGGTACCGAGTTTGCGCGTGTTCGTGCGCTGATCAACGATCAGGGCGAGCAGGTCAAGGAAGCCGGTCCGTCCGTGCCGGTGGAAGTGTTGGGCTTCAATGGCGTGCCAAGTGCCGGCGACCGCTTCTCGGTGGTCGAAACCGAAGCGCGCGCTCGTGAAGTCACCGAGTACCGTCAGCGCGCCATCCGCGAAAAAACCGCGGGCGGTGGTGCGACCAGCCTCGAGCAGATGATGAACCAGCTCAAGGCTTCGGGCATTGCCAAGTTCCCCTTGATTATCAAGGGCGACGTGCAAGGCTCGGTGGAAGCGATCAATGCGTCGCTCAACAAGCTCTCGACCGAGGAAGTGTCCGCACAGATCCTCTTCTCGGGTGTCGGCGGCATTACCGAGTCCGATGTGACGCTGGCTTCGGCCTCGAACGCGATTATCATCGGCTTCAATGTGCGTGCCAACAAGCAGGCGCAGGAGCTGGCGACCCGCGAAGGCAACGAGATCCGCTACTACAACATCATCTACGACCTCGTGGACGACGTGAAGAACGCCATGAGCGGCCTGCTCAAGCCCGAACGTCGCGAGACCTTCATTGGCTACGCCGAGATCCTGGAAGTGTTCAACATCACCAAGGTCGGCAAGGTCGCTGGCTGCCGGGTCACCGAAGGCATTGTGGAGCGTGGTGCCGGCGTGCGCCTCTTGCGCGACAACGTCGTCATTCATG